The window GCCCTCGATGGTGATGATGCGGGCGAGGGTCACGACATCCGGCGAGAGTGTGAGCCCATCCTCGTTGATGATGTCGCCGAGGAGGCCTAGCAGCGTGAAGCTGTCTGTTGAGaagccgtcgccgtcgtctgcacTACTACTGCCTGGGTGCCCAATCGCCGACCGCCGCGACCGCACCACCGACGCACTGGCGCGTCGTCGTAGCGAAGACGCGTGAAGCTCGCGCAGTAGTAGCGTCATTGTGGCCTTGGAGACGTGCGTTGGCGAGCTCTGCGATTCATCGGccgcgtcgccaccgtcgcgctCCGTGCCCTCTCTCACCACTGTCAGCCCCAGCGGCGTGGGGTGGAGGCCGAAGGCccgcgcgcggcgcaccagccgCAGTAAgacgcgcagcgctgccgccaccaccacccacgaCACGGAGCTCTtcagcgcgacggcgcgacGCGCGTTGTTCGATTTGACAACGCGAAAGTGCTCGCCCAAGATGAGCCGCACCTCCGTTACGCATCGACTCCCCACATCGTCcgcgaggggagagaagagtgTCTGATCGACGCCGGGCTCCGCCTCGGCGTGGAGGGCCAGAAGCTTCAGAAGCCACAACGCCACCGTGCCGTAGGTAACCACCGACGAAGGCTGTGCGACGAGTGCCGTGAAGGACGACAAGCGTGAGAGGGTCTGGGTGGCCTGtgacgcagccgcctcgctaGATCTCTGAGAATCTGCCGTGTTGCGATCCATGCCGACAGGGTTGATCtcgctcgtcgtcgtcgagccCAACGAGTCGCGCGgctccccttcctctgcgccgtcgccatcctCGTCCCCTCCCTCGTTCGCCAGTGTGCTGAGGTTGTCCAGGCCCTCTTCATCCTCCATGAGAGGCAGGGGTGCCACGGCGAGCACCCGGTCGCgcggtcgctgcggcgctgccccgGGGTTGCCGAGCAGGGATAGAAGGTAGGACGCCTCCTGCTCGCCCTTCACAAGACCGACATCCACCTCGAACAGCTCCCACAGCCTCCCCTGCGGGTCGGCGCGCATCATATGTCGCACCGGGCTGCGGCTTGTcaggaagaagagcgagtgatgcgcgacgccggcagcgaggtCGAAGAACATGAGCACGTGGCCGCCCTCCCTAAGCGCATACGGGCCATCATCGCTGATGGGCGTCCTGACAATGAGCGCGTgtcgcgtggcgcagcaggtgctgatGGTGAGATTGCGCCACTcgtgcagccgcgcgcacaccggTGTGACGTCCGGtgacgacgcggccgccggcgcagccgcacctgaTGCTGTTACTGTTGATGCAGCGGACACActtgccgcagcagcgctgctacCGCCAAGCGCGCCTGAGCCGTAGCTGCGCCACGGGTGCGTATCGCACGCTTTGTGGGCCACGGCCCCGATGCAGACGGCGTGGCATGCCTTGACGTTGTGCACGTAGTTGAAGACGACGTTTCCGCTCTTCTCGTTGAAGAAGAGCTGCACCACAAGCCCCGgctcgtcgccgacgagggAGCGGCGGTAGTCACGACTAATCTCGCGAGCCGTGCGACCCAGCCGCCACACGCGCAAGCCCGTCAGCAAGCACGTGCAGTTCGCCCCCACCGTCCACCGCTGCTTTGGTGAGTCGAGTGACACGTGTGGACCCTGGCGGTTGCCGGCCACTTCCTCACCATCAAACAGGAGCCGCCATCGCCCGTTGAAGACGAGGCCGATGTGGAAGGGCCGGCTCTCCGCcgtgggcggcagcggcgccgagaCAAGACACGAGCCGCGCATCTCGTGCCGATAGCCGCCGCGGATGCAGTACGCACCTTCCGACTTGATCAGCTCAATAAAGACTTCGCCGCTTGTGCTGCGGTCGCCGTGTTGGTATAGCGTTGCCGCGTCTTCCTTGTCGAGGAACTGCACCCATAGCTCCACCGTCACCTGCCCGCCCGCCACGGTCAAGTGCTCCTCTGGGCTGCCCAGATCAACAAGGCTGGgcttgcgcagcgcaagGCATCGGTTCAGGCAGAGCCCCGCCGGGGCCGCGGCGGGGTGCAACGCACGTGCccagagcggcgccgcagtgAGCGAAGAAGCCGTTGCGGCGTTGTAGCAGTGCATCATAACGGTCCACTCTGCCGAGGTCGCtgtcgcggctgcagcggagaGACTCTGACCAGCCGTGGAGCGGACCACCCCGCcgttcgccgctgcgctcgccggcgtgccggctgctgccgctgcaccgttcagcacacgcgctgaaggcgcctgctgctggtggtcTTCGTAGACGACAAGGACGCGATCCTCTGTCGTGCTCACGAGCTGGGGGTGCGCGTTAAGCGTGCAGGGCCAGCTGCCGTGCATATCTGCCCAGCGCAGGACTTGGTGCGTGTCAAGCTGGAGCCCATAAACAAccagcgccacctcggcaGATGCCATGAGGTCTGTCAGCAGCAGTACACGGGTGTGCGTCACCGCCAAGCTGGACGAGGCTGCACCAACGCAGTACGCCGTTGGCTGCCTCGTCTCGACCACGAGAACGTATggtgtggcggcggaggggccGTACTTGGTCAGTCCGTCTGCCGTGTGCACAAACAGCGTAGCACCGATGCCGTAGGCCACCGATAGCACCCTCGTCACGGGGTCCACTGGCGTGGCTATGAAAGCAGAGGGGTCTTCGCATGCGCGCTTCAGTGCTCGTCCAACGTCTGGCAAggcctgctgcggcgtgagGCCGGCAGCATGCCGGTTCAACCAATGCACCAGAGGTGGCGAGAAGATACCGGATGGCACGCGTAAGAGGTACCGCGACACGCGCAGCACTTCACTCACGAGGCCACGTTGCAGggccagcaccaccgccacctcgagcagcgccgacgtcAGCGGCGTAACAGCCgggccgtcaccgccgccgtctttACGCTTGCCAGCTGATGAGCCTGAACTAATGCCATTTGAGTttggcgccgctgtggtAGGTGCTGCTTCAGCCACTTTGAGGGCAGATTCCACCAGCCTCACTATGTGGTCCACGGCAAGCTGCACCGTGtccggcgccagcgccgagcGCGCACCTCCGACACCGCCATGGTTGCCTCCACTGAAAGGGGAaccacgcgcaccgccaccgccgccactgcagccaTTGCCACTGGCGCACCCGTCGTACTCCACCAGGGAGAAGATCGGCAGGGACAGCAGGTAGTCGCGGAAGCTGTGCACGAGTGAGACGGCCACCTCCTGCCCGCTCGACACGGCGCGAACAAACAAGTGCACGACaatgacggcgccgcagttCAGCGTGGCGTCGTAGCCAGCACTGTCAGCGAAGCGgaaggcgctggcgccacTGCTCGAGAGGCCTCCTGAGGTCGTGAGGGCTGatccaccgccgctgccgagacTCGgctcgcgcgccgccgagTACAGGCGCTGCCGAAGGTACTCCGCTGTCACGTGAGGCGCAAGAAAACGGCTTTTCCCaggcaccaccgcagcgtACCGGCGAACCGCCGCGAAGGCGCGTGACAGCACTGTTaggcgcgccgcggctgcttccGAGGACGTGTACAAGCGCATTGCTCGCTGTTCGGCAAGCCGTGCAGCGGCAAGGGCGTCCGGGGAGGACGCCAGTGATGCTGCCGCGTTGCGTTTTTTGCCAGAAGCGTCAGGGGCGGAGATGGCCGGGTggccagcgtcgccgccgcccgcggtGTCGGCCATCGCGCTGCTCCACTCCAGCGACGTGTGGTGTTGAAAGAGGTTGCTGAAGAGGTACGAgttcagcggcagccgctgcacctccgaAAAGCTAAGCGGCAAGAACGCCGGTGCAAACGGGAAggcctggcgctgcagccacggcaggtgctgctcggcCGTTTCGCGGACGGCGTGGTGGTCGAAGCGAACGTGCTGGTGCCGGTAGTGGAGCGAGATGGCGGGAAACACCTCCATCGTCAGCCCGCTGAGCTCGCCGACGACCGTCTTGTCACCCACCCGCACGGTcatgacggcggcgtcgtagTCGAGGGTGAGGACGACGCGGTCGCCGGTGCCAAAAGtcagcacgccgccgccgctgtcggtgcgACGCCAGTGGCCGTAAAACTTTCCGGCCCGGCTGAGGCACCAGCCGCCGCCCTGCGAAATAAATGTGTCGTACTTGGTGAAGTTCTTTGGCACGATGCCGAGCATGAGCCCGCTGCCATCGTTGCTCTCGCCGTGGTGCTCGATCTTGATGCCCCATTCGTGGATCCCGCGGCGAATACCCTCTGTTACCTGCAGTGTCACCCACCCCACGCTGGGCTTCAGCGCCGACGACTCCGCAATGACGGTGTCGCTGTGTGGGGTGGAGGAGTCGATGAGATAGTTCTTGCGGGGCGCCGAGCTCTTCTCCATGCGACTCTGCATCTGGTCCACAAAGCCCATGACGGAGCTGGGGTTGTGTATTTGGCTGTGCGCCCCGCTCGCCATGCGGACGTAGAGGGAGCTGAGTTGATCCATCCTTTTTGGGTTGCCGGACGAGGTCGACAGAGTGCCTcagagcagcgctgcttccgTGAGGTAAAAAAAAGACAAATTAAAAAAAACGCGCGctcacgcaggcacacaggcaTACAGACAGACCGAGAGGGGTAGGGAAAAAAAGGGTGGAGGAAAGATAAGaacgacgagagagaggcacacacatacacgcaggTTGCCAGTCACGCCCCAGCCTTCCCTTCCTCTACACCCGCTATTAGCgcaagagagcgagagagaagggaggagacaacacagagagagacagtgCTGGGCCAGCAAAGTAAGTCGCGAGTGAAGGAGAGGCAGACTCAAAATCAGCCACTATACATGGGactggcggtggtgaggaggCGATGACGGAGAACGCGCGAGTGAGCGAAATATGTAGAGAAGCAGGGTGTGAGGCAGGAGAGGCGGACGGCGGAGAGGGTCGGAGCATGTAGATgatgatgtgcgtgtgccgaaGACGCACGCGTTAAGGCACACACCTCTCTAGAGGCCCCGTGAAAAAGCGCTTCACTGTGTGGAGCTGTGGACGTCACCGTGGCTAGCCTAGACACCCAGAGGAGCAAAGAGCAGAGACGTGCAGCGGTTATGGGGAGCGAAGAGGAATACATCACGTCTTCCACATGCGCTGATCCGACGTCAATCCCATGGCAGTGAGCCACATGCGAGAGATGTGGGTGTGGACTTTGATGGCGCGGCATCATGGTGGGTGAGataccccacccaccccctctaaCGAAACCGCTGCTCAGcacagaaaaggaggggtgtgtgcgcacccTCAGAGGCCCGGCTAAAGACTTTGCGTtgctcctctttttttttcgttcggTGCTCCGCCCCACTCGCGCTGTAAACCAAGAATGTGCACGCCATCCACCTCCGCAAGCGCAAGAGGATACATAAATCCAATCCCGgtgacgcgcacacacgcacgctcacTCATCGACAGGGaggcgtgcgcctgctcaggggagaaggaagagatCGCGGAGGTACAagcgcaacagcaacaaagaaaaaggggagggaggcgtgccctccgccgacgccccctgacgcacgcacgcgcagagcgagcgagagccTCAGTGAGTGTAAGGAGTCGTTTCATGGGAGCAACACGTaaaatagagagagagaaaggcggCTGGGCTAACAGAGAACGAGCATAGCATGGATAGCGATAGAAGAGGGTCgaggatgggggaggggtcaTCGGATGTGGCAGGGCGCGGGAGAGGACTCGCGTAGATGAGAGCCGTGAAGATGCAAGAGGAGCATACATGCAAGTAAGACAAGAGTTGGACTTGATGATCATTCCTCTAGGACttgcgcggcgcacgccaCCTTACACGCGCAGCAAGCCGTTGCAGGCATACTTATCCGCACTTCTGGATCCTCttgcaccaccacccttcAATCACTTCCTCACTCAACGGATACACTAGAGGAGGGAGTTCAGCACAccgcagagcagcggcgccgcggatAAGATCCACCCCTTGGCATACCTCGATTTACGGAGGCCAAGCGATGGCATTACCATGGAGGagtgggggcgggggagggctGCAGAAATGAGGAGGCGGGGGAAGAAGGTACCTTGCAGAAACGAATGCGTGCCCACGACGAAAACTTGTCAACAGTCACagcgagagacggagagcacgagggcgggaggggtggtggtggtgatgttAGCTACTGGAGGGCGTTGCAGGTGATGGGGTGGTGGAGATGGAAAGGTACCAATCGAGGAGAGtgagacggcggaggagtgagagtgcgcgcgcgcaatgTCCGGTGTGCCGCGCGAGAAGAGTAAGGAGTCGAGGTGAAAAAGCACGAGCCCAACTTCCATGCATAACGACACAAAAGCAACAGTGCGGCCAATGCGGCCAGCAGCAACTACGAGGTGTTTTGGGGTGTGCGCTCGTGCGTTGCGGGTGGATCTGTGGACAGCATCCGGTCCTGTAGCGGAAGGAAACGAGCGAAGGGAGCAGACAAGAAGATCTGccgatatatatatatatatgtatagaTGAGGTGATCgttgcagcggtgccgcatgCATATTCTCTCTTGCTCACTAgctctctgtgtatgtgttcTAGCTTTCTGTATCTCGGGAATCCGAGAGCTTtttatgcgtgtgcgcgcgagtgCTGCCAAGGAAGACCACAGCATCAGTGATGGGAACAcgtacacatgcacgcacgtgcgcacgtcgAGTCGACGTCAAACACGCGAGCGAGGTTGCATGAATAAGAATGGCTGTTGTCTTCGTGTTTGCTTGCCTGCCCCTCGCAGGGGGCCTGTCGGCTCTTTGCAGCAAGCCGTGTGCCTGCGTCGGTGTgtggaaggggtggggtgcgtgggcggaagaggagcgcCCGAGAAATGAGTTAAGTAGAGGGCACGGCGAAAGAATCGGGGATGGCTCATAGATGAGAGAGCACCTCCAAGGGCGGAGGCAGGTGAGTGCGCCCTTGACGCCATGGATGCTAGGTGCGTGGCCGACTCGCCTTGTTCGAAACACGCActcgagcagcagaagcagcggctAGCGCGTCAGCAGTTGCTGACGAGCAGTCATGCTTCCTTGTCAAGTTTCCTTTCACTCTGAAATGCAGCAAgagcacgcgctgcgcagcgtgtccCAGGGTAACCGTAAGTGGTGATTGCGGCttggcagaggcgcacacacgggcgccgccgtcgccaccacaCCTCGACGGTCACCTccatccttttttttttcgttttgtttaGGCGTCCACATGCTGCTATCGTCGTTGAAGTGCGTACACACTTCGgtcatacacacacatggagagagaaagaaacgGAGGAAACCACCAGAACAGCACAGCATCACACAGAGCACGCGGCAGACACACCGAacatacgcacacgtgcgcatgtgtgggCGGGAGAGAGTGGGGCGTTAGCGTGGCTCTGCACTCGACCGCCCATAACCGCTCACAACAGCACGCATACGCAGAGGGGCCATCCGTGCACACACCGTGAAGAGCCTCCGCCTGGCTTCCTTTGCCGGCGATCCAGCATAACGCCGCTTCTCCACACGCGGCGCCGATACACAACACAtgtgcacgcgcaggcacgtCGTCGTCAAAGAGTtacggagagagaaagaacaGGTTCGAAGAGCGCAGAGATACGCGGCAACGCCTCTgtgcccacacacacacacacacgcttcgCCAACGGCAAGGAACAAGAATGCAGAGAGAAAAGTGGTCTCGAAGAGGCGACGTTATGGGCACCTGCGTTTTAGACAAAATACGTgcgctctccttcctctccgaagagcacacacactcagGCGCACCTGCATGCCCGGCTGCACACAttgctcttcttcgtttctgctcgacacacacgcacgcacaagaaCTCAGTGCGAGATGCACTCGTGAGCGTGGATGTCTGTATGCGGCCGCTCGTCTACACGCTTGACTTCTCAATCGCCCCCATCATCTCGGCCAGAGCCTTGTCCGCTGCCTCCTTGGATGACAGTCGCATCACGAAGTTCTCCGGGAAtccctcctcgtcatcggtGAAGTCCTTGAAGGCAGACCACACAAGAATCTTTTCACCCTGCTTGTGCTTGGTCACCTTCATGCCCTTCACTAGGtagtgctgcgccgccagcttGCCAACGCCTTCCCGACGGAAGACGAACATGTACTTGGACGTGTTATCCTTGCGTTGAAGCACCTTGGCCGTGCCCTGCCCACGCTCCTTCCACTGGTTCTCGCCCTCATCGAAGCGCATGAGCTTGCCGCTGTCCTGCCAAATGACGTTGAAGCGCTCCTCGCCGCTCTTCACGtcaacggcggcgaagcgggcggcaccgccgtcggagaccgccacctcctctaTCTCCATGAGCTCATTGCCGTTTTCGTCCGTCTTGGACATCGTTTCTTACGTACGCGTACGCGCGTTTGGCGCGTTGCCGGTGTGCGaacagggggaggggtaagggggggggggtgattGGCTCGAGCGTGCGAAGAGGACCGACCACGGATACACACCACAGAGGGTCGTTcgttcctttctttttttgtgtgtgtttgttttgctttctcgtggtagtggtggagggggggggacgcCCACAAAACCTGAAAAAAATTATTGTTGTTGCGTGTTTGAAATGGAGTTGATGGTATGGCAGTGTGAAGCGAGCGTTttgtgcgcacacgcatgcccGTGggtgtggcggcagcgaccgcGTGGCACACGCGACGAGTCGCCTCCGGCCGCATTGAGTTCCACCACGACGCGGCATCAGCGGTGAAGACAAGGAgcgaaagaggaggaggagaaaagaGACGGATGGACGCATGCACGAAGTGTGAAGATAAGCAGCGGAGTAAAGAGGGAAGACGGACGGTTGTAGGCACGTCCTGGAGCGCTTCGTCAACGGCTCAACCCTGCACAGACTCAGCCGTTTTGAGAGGCGGCAGGGAAGTCTGGGATGCGCGGTGCGgtcatgtgcgtgcgtcccTCTATGATATATGCGGGAATACTAcatgtgtgtgagtgcgcgtgcgtctaTGTAAGGCGAGCAGCAACGAAGATTGGCAGAACACGAGTACGACTGCTTCTGGTGCGATAGCATTGCGCTGGTCGCAGTGGAGGGTGATGCGACTGTGTGTATGAGCGCATGAGCGGACTTGCCGAGTCGTGGGCCACGCGCTGCCCCACCGATCCACACTGTTCGCCATTTCGCACACAaacggacacacacatacgccaCACTGTCTTGCTCAGGCCAGCACATTGTCGGCGATGTCGGACAGCGAGGGAAGaccggtggtggcgctgctgctgctgagcagcacggcggggCAGTCCTTATTGTCGTCATTCGCTGCCTTCACAGCTTTTTCACCGGACTCGATCTTCATTGTGGTGGCAGCGTGGCGCTCGGCACGGTGAGCGGCCATGCTCTGCCCATCCATCTCGGCGTCAACTCGCTCACGCTTGCCGCCAGACTGATGCGTGCTGAGGCACGACTGTGTGAGACAGTATAGCCTCCACGACGGCAACAACGTCGACATGCGCAGACcatcggcgcgcgcgcgtgaacTCACCGACGTGTCTGTGGGATTCTTTGCCTTGCCGCACACGTCTGTCATTCCCTGGTCAGgaagcggcgtcgtcgacttgggagagggagcgaagAAGTACGGCGCGGTGatcgcagcggtgcgcgagTCGCAGCCTCCCGGTGCCTCTCCACCCGATCgagacgccgccaccgccgccttaGACGAGGGGGGTGGCATTCCCGCAGGGCGAATACGGAATCCCCGCCGCGGCTTCTCCTCGAGCGCGTCAAGGCCATCATCAcaaacggcggcggcatcgcgtgCGCCAAGCAGCCCTAAGAGGGTCAAGGTGCCAAGACCGCTTCGACTGTCGCTGCCTCCCACCTGCGAGAGTAGGTAAGCCGGCAAGTACGGCATCCACCGCACAACACCGCCTCTCAGGGCCACTGCGTCCCTgcccgtcgtcgccgctgctgttgcgccACAGCCGGTGTCGTGGTTGTTCACAAAGGGCACGCGCAGGTACGGCCCAAGGCGCTGCATAACAACCTCCCCTCGGCTGGGGCGGTAGTGCAACGGTGTCACTGACAGCGGGCGAAGTAGCGCGACGAAGTCCACAATCTCCTGCGGTGTGCTGTGAAGCGTCGTTGGGACTTGCCAAACCTGGCCACTTGCCGCTGGACCGTGCGTCTGTGACTGCAGCCGGGCCCAGCCTGAGATGACGACACCGTAGTACGGAGTCCCACcacgcgctgccgaggcCGCTTGCATGGTGGCAGGCTCGATCGAGGCACGGCTGCTGACTACCTCGATGAGAGGCGGCTCGCACGAGCGTTTGACCGAGTGGTCAGCGGACGGCTGTGGTTGCTGTGGTAGCATCGCACCACGGCCGTTTCTTAAGCATGcccaccactgctgctgctgttgctgagcTTGTGAGAAAGAAACAAAGCAGTTGAGGTCGTACGGGTAGTGGGCGGCCTCGCCACCGGAGGCCCGCCacgccagctcctccgccgacagcggtggcgcagcaccgtcaaGGCGGGCAGGGCTTGCCCCCTCAAAAGCCTTCAGGTCAtcccgctcctcctcaaGCGCTTCCACCACGGTGAGTAGACGTGCGTAGCGGGCGTCGTCGATGATAGCCCtcgtgcgcagccgcgctgccaGTTGCTGGATGAGCATCTCCTTACCGAACTGATTGTGCAGGTACACACGAACAACAAATGGCAGTCGAGTGTTGCTCGGCTCAGCGGATGCTGATGAGGATGAGGATGAAGGTGTCAGTgcctcggcggtgccgtTGGCGTCGCATTGCGACTGTTGCTGCACCCACTGCGCATGCAGTTGGCGCTGGTAGTCCATACGACGCCCAATCGCTTCGATCGCCTCTTCCACCTGATCTGCGTCCAGCAACTTGCTTAGCACGCGGATGCCGC is drawn from Leishmania infantum JPCM5 genome chromosome 13 and contains these coding sequences:
- a CDS encoding putative Ran-binding protein 1, giving the protein MSKTDENGNELMEIEEVAVSDGGAARFAAVDVKSGEERFNVIWQDSGKLMRFDEGENQWKERGQGTAKVLQRKDNTSKYMFVFRREGVGKLAAQHYLVKGMKVTKHKQGEKILVWSAFKDFTDDEEGFPENFVMRLSSKEAADKALAEMMGAIEKSSV